The following proteins are encoded in a genomic region of Glycine soja cultivar W05 chromosome 17, ASM419377v2, whole genome shotgun sequence:
- the LOC114392423 gene encoding protein ECERIFERUM 2 codes for MALEVTHICKRTVVSTKAVEPGKYFPLSVLDRYMENNHIRMVYYYQTSREVELGKVTKKLRETLSEMLTHFPIVSGRLVRDDETGHWKIKCNDAGVRVVEAKAKGSVGGWLANLDREKELQLVHWEDMFHKPYYWSTFYVQLTEFEEGGLAIGLSCFHLLVDSTCATLFMKAWADISMVNKMITPPLFHHLPPRRPPNRNPNHHLHMELIHHYKSLIEKPNSTKETMYTTISMGFSNPMVQACMSMAQPNGPIPPFEALAALFWVSLSKVKGLRNRLVDMSICLDMRKVLGLDCTFFGNCMVYNKVNVEGNNYKFPQVVRAISDVVAKMDTEAIINLTEWLENNDVNSPTMMNNHNLVCTSLEGMDPYLTVFPDLFKPIHVSYYIEPVVGEGQVLILPGLPEEGPLSRVAMVTLRKEEAIKLCEDDLISQFSPTILMKCE; via the exons ATGGCCTTGGAAGTAACTCATATATGCAAAAGAACTGTGGTGAGCACCAAGGCAGTGGAGCCAGGAAAGTACTTCCCCTTGTCTGTTTTGGATCGCTACATGGAGAACAACCACATTAGGATGGTGTACTATTACCAAACCTCAAGAGAAGTGGAACTTGGAAAAGTGACCAAGAAGTTGAGAGAGACCTTGTCAGAGATGCTTACCCATTTTCCCATAGTGAGTGGAAGGTTGGTAAGAGATGATGAGACAGGGCATTGGAAGATCAAGTGCAATGATGCTGGAGTTAGAGTGGTGGAGGCCAAAGCCAAAGGGAGTGTAGGAGGGTGGCTAGCTAACCTTGATAGGGAAAAGGAACTCCAACTTGTGCATTGGGAGGACATGTTTCACAAGCCCTATTATTGGTCCACCTTTTATGTCCAG CTAACTGAATTCGAAGAAGGTGGATTAGCAATTGGCCTAAGCTGCTTTCATCTCTTGGTAGATTCCACTTGTGCAACATTATTCATGAAAGCCTGGGCTGACATTTCAATGGTAAACAAAATGATTACTCCTCCATTATTCCATCATTTACCTCCTCGAAGGCCACCAAATAGAAACCCCAATCATCACCTCCACATGGAGTTAATTCATCACTACAAATCCCTAATTGAAAAACCCAATTCTACAAAAGAAACAATGTACACTACAATTTCAATGGGCTTCTCAAACCCCATGGTTCAGGCCTGCATGTCCATGGCCCAACCTAATGGCCCAATACCGCCCTTTGAGGCTTTAGCAGCATTATTTTGGGTCTCTTTGAGCAAAGTGAAGGGTCTGAGAAATAGGCTTGTTGACATGTCCATATGTTTGGACATGAGAAAAGTGTTGGGCCTAGATTGTACATTCTTTGGGAACTGCATGGTGTATAATAAGGTCAATGTAGAAGGGAACAATTACAAATTTCCGCAAGTTGTTAGGGCAATAAGTGATGTTGTGGCTAAAATGGACACTGAGGCAATTATCAATTTGACCGAGTGGCTAGAAAATAATGATGTGAATTCACCTACCATGATGAACAATCATAATTTGGTTTGTACTAGTTTAGAGGGTATGGACCCTTATTTAACCGTGTTTCCAGATTTGTTCAAACCCATCCATGTTTCTTATTACATAGAACCAGTTGTGGGAGAAGGACAAGTTTTGATTCTGCCTGGTCTTCCAGAGGAGGGTCCTTTAAGTAGGGTGGCCATGGTGACCCTTAGGAAAGAAGAAGCAATTAAGCTTTGTGAAGATGATCTTATTTCACAATTCTCTCCCACTATATTGATGAAATGTGAATGA